The following are encoded together in the Planococcus antarcticus DSM 14505 genome:
- a CDS encoding dynamin family protein, whose protein sequence is MTVVDHKQELLETAHLYRIFKDNEDTEREAKAHLFAKKILKNNFIIGFAGHFSSGKSSMINALTGETLLPSSPIPTSANIVNVQKADTDFAIVNMRNEKPVYFPENYDFNAVKEFCKSGDVTQIDIGHQSSVLPKGITVMDTPGVDSTDDAHRMSTESALHVADMVFYVMDYNHVQSELNFNFTKELQKYTELYLIVNQIDKHQSSEMSFTDFQQSVHDSFSAWGVVPKGIFFTSLKDFAFPGNDFEQVKGLVSSTMQDWKGHVGEASDLALNQLKDEHIKFLEDEKEERLQAFSEILDPQEWETREDLKKENALVSRRMSVQDFENWQAKFEKSRKELLENSNIMPYELRSALTDYLESIQPNFKVGMLFSGKKTEEERQKRQQEVVIRLESTVSSQITNHLKKLMKSSLKDAGLLTDNESLAIDDMIFSVPFSVVEEQTSTGASMTGDAVLNFANSISTAVQRWFIRETEDWKKLQEEKFAGLTDDASTEIDMKAQILSKKVLAIQTLEEMDSKIDKVKKSYSAMLPKQKTAAEEKVDQWLEEFEVSIEEMTEFDPAMLEKSDPQQQEQTRRAETIEVAAFDEMAVLERAKRTAEVIDPIKGFAETAAYLKRKAGRLEGQEFTIALFGAFSAGKSSFSNALMGETVLPVSPNPTTATINRIRPITDKHPHETADVRLKTLAQMTQDVKNSFHVLGIEVASLEDAYAKSLKLPEDIPTEQQVHKSFILAFSKGYTEFKDRLGEILRTDREEFSLYVAKEEKSCFVDEIDFYYDCELTRNGVTLVDTPGADSINARHTNVAFEYIRNADAILFITYYNHAFARADREFLIQLGRVKDAFEMDKMFFIVNAIDLANDEQEKDAVVTYVKDELQRFGLRFPRLFGVSSLLALRDRERSGMSQFEEAFQHFLKEELKGMAVQSLAEEEQKTVDRFRSLIEQTEKNLLRKDERLEELKHLEQQLRILFGASIAKLLEREALQELDELLHYVNQRVFYRFNDFFKEAFNPSVFSNKPAQQALDTALQDMNEMTGFDFQQELRVTNFRLGQFIEKKLESRFKEDTAKLKEQNAEFSFTPYEVQEAGSLDITKPFTESDYSSVKSHYKNNKSFFEKNEKEKLRDALQAMMEPDALRYLEKEKKELGNWAEFWIEQEAEGLRQHILRQAVDQIDSERTLLQQSERLAQWKELYVNLMDGRV, encoded by the coding sequence ATGACAGTAGTTGATCATAAACAAGAATTGCTTGAAACGGCACACCTTTACCGGATCTTTAAAGATAACGAAGACACCGAACGGGAAGCGAAAGCTCATTTGTTTGCGAAGAAAATCTTAAAGAATAATTTCATCATCGGCTTTGCCGGACATTTTTCATCTGGCAAGTCATCTATGATTAATGCACTGACAGGTGAAACTCTATTGCCATCCAGCCCAATTCCGACCAGTGCCAATATCGTCAATGTCCAGAAAGCGGATACAGACTTCGCCATCGTCAATATGCGGAACGAGAAGCCCGTCTACTTTCCAGAGAATTACGATTTCAATGCTGTCAAGGAATTCTGCAAAAGTGGGGATGTCACGCAAATCGATATCGGCCACCAGTCTTCTGTCCTGCCAAAAGGCATCACCGTTATGGATACGCCTGGCGTTGATTCCACGGATGATGCGCACCGCATGTCGACAGAATCGGCTTTGCATGTGGCGGATATGGTCTTTTATGTCATGGACTATAACCACGTCCAATCCGAATTGAATTTCAATTTCACAAAAGAATTACAGAAATATACCGAGCTGTATTTGATCGTCAACCAAATCGACAAGCATCAAAGCAGCGAAATGAGCTTTACGGATTTCCAGCAGTCAGTCCATGATTCGTTTTCAGCATGGGGAGTTGTTCCAAAAGGTATCTTCTTTACGTCTTTGAAAGATTTTGCTTTTCCTGGCAATGATTTTGAGCAGGTTAAAGGCTTGGTTTCTTCAACTATGCAGGACTGGAAAGGCCATGTTGGCGAAGCTTCGGATCTAGCTTTGAACCAATTAAAAGACGAACACATTAAGTTTTTAGAAGATGAAAAAGAAGAACGTCTACAGGCATTTTCAGAAATTCTCGATCCGCAGGAGTGGGAAACGCGCGAAGACTTAAAAAAGGAAAATGCCTTGGTGTCACGCAGAATGTCTGTGCAGGATTTTGAGAACTGGCAGGCGAAATTCGAAAAGAGCCGTAAAGAATTGCTAGAAAACTCGAACATCATGCCATACGAATTGCGCAGCGCATTGACCGATTACTTGGAGTCAATTCAGCCGAATTTCAAAGTTGGTATGCTGTTTAGCGGCAAAAAGACGGAAGAGGAACGGCAAAAAAGGCAGCAAGAAGTGGTCATCCGTCTGGAGTCAACCGTCTCTTCGCAAATCACCAACCATCTAAAAAAGCTGATGAAATCTTCTTTGAAGGATGCTGGCTTATTGACCGACAATGAGTCATTGGCGATAGATGATATGATTTTTTCCGTTCCGTTTTCCGTTGTTGAAGAACAAACATCAACTGGCGCTTCGATGACGGGTGATGCGGTGTTGAATTTTGCCAACAGCATTTCAACGGCTGTTCAGCGCTGGTTTATCCGTGAAACAGAGGATTGGAAAAAGTTACAGGAAGAAAAGTTTGCTGGTCTTACAGACGATGCCAGCACAGAAATAGACATGAAAGCGCAAATCTTATCGAAAAAAGTACTGGCTATCCAGACTCTTGAAGAAATGGATAGCAAAATCGATAAAGTGAAAAAATCTTATTCAGCGATGCTGCCGAAACAAAAAACGGCAGCCGAAGAAAAAGTGGATCAATGGCTGGAGGAATTTGAAGTTTCCATTGAAGAAATGACAGAATTTGATCCAGCGATGCTTGAAAAGAGTGATCCACAGCAACAAGAGCAGACGCGGCGGGCTGAAACGATAGAAGTAGCAGCATTCGACGAAATGGCTGTGCTCGAGCGTGCCAAACGCACAGCTGAAGTCATTGACCCGATCAAAGGCTTTGCTGAGACAGCGGCCTACTTGAAACGCAAAGCGGGCCGTCTAGAAGGACAGGAATTCACTATTGCGTTATTTGGCGCTTTCAGTGCAGGGAAATCATCGTTTTCCAATGCTTTGATGGGTGAAACCGTCCTGCCAGTGTCTCCGAATCCGACGACGGCAACCATTAACCGGATCCGTCCAATCACAGACAAGCATCCACACGAAACCGCAGACGTGCGCTTGAAGACTCTCGCTCAAATGACGCAAGACGTCAAAAACTCTTTCCATGTGCTGGGAATTGAAGTGGCTTCACTAGAAGACGCCTATGCCAAGTCGCTGAAATTGCCAGAAGATATCCCGACGGAACAGCAAGTCCATAAATCGTTCATTCTGGCCTTTAGCAAAGGTTATACAGAATTCAAGGACCGATTGGGCGAAATCCTCCGTACAGACCGTGAAGAATTTAGTTTGTACGTGGCAAAAGAGGAGAAAAGCTGTTTTGTCGATGAAATCGATTTTTATTATGATTGTGAACTGACGCGCAATGGCGTGACACTCGTCGATACGCCAGGAGCGGATTCTATCAATGCGCGTCATACCAATGTTGCCTTCGAATATATCCGCAACGCTGATGCGATTCTTTTTATTACTTATTACAACCATGCGTTCGCGCGTGCTGATCGGGAATTCCTCATTCAGCTCGGACGGGTCAAGGATGCCTTTGAAATGGATAAAATGTTCTTTATCGTCAATGCTATCGATCTAGCCAATGACGAGCAGGAAAAAGATGCGGTCGTTACATATGTAAAGGACGAATTGCAACGCTTTGGCCTCCGTTTCCCTCGACTATTTGGTGTTTCCAGTCTTTTGGCGCTGCGTGACCGTGAGCGTTCCGGAATGTCACAATTTGAAGAGGCGTTCCAGCATTTCCTGAAAGAAGAGCTGAAAGGCATGGCTGTTCAATCATTGGCCGAAGAAGAGCAAAAAACGGTTGACCGTTTCCGAAGCCTGATTGAACAAACAGAAAAAAACCTGTTGCGAAAAGATGAGCGACTGGAAGAACTCAAGCATCTTGAGCAGCAGCTGCGCATCTTGTTCGGTGCATCAATCGCCAAACTGTTGGAGCGCGAGGCCCTTCAGGAATTAGATGAATTGTTGCATTACGTCAATCAGCGGGTCTTCTATCGGTTTAATGACTTCTTTAAGGAAGCATTCAATCCGTCGGTCTTTTCAAATAAACCAGCACAGCAGGCGCTGGATACTGCTCTACAGGATATGAACGAAATGACGGGCTTTGATTTCCAACAGGAATTGCGTGTCACTAATTTCCGCCTTGGCCAGTTCATCGAAAAGAAACTTGAATCGCGTTTTAAGGAAGATACGGCCAAATTGAAAGAGCAGAATGCAGAATTTTCATTCACGCCGTATGAAGTGCAGGAAGCAGGTTCGCTAGACATTACTAAACCGTTTACGGAATCTGACTATTCTTCAGTCAAATCACATTATAAGAATAACAAAAGCTTTTTCGAAAAAAATGAAAAAGAAAAGCTTCGAGATGCACTGCAAGCAATGATGGAACCCGATGCTTTGCGTTATTTAGAAAAAGAGAAAAAAGAGTTAGGCAATTGGGCGGAATTCTGGATTGAACAAGAAGCGGAGGGACTGCGCCAACATATTCTTCGACAGGCAGTCGACCAGATTGATTCAGAGCGGACGTTGCTCCAGCAATCTGAAAGATTGGCACAATGGAAAGAACTGTACGTAAATTTGATGGATGGAAGGGTGTAG
- a CDS encoding SDR family NAD(P)-dependent oxidoreductase, with translation MLKSFSLEGRTAIVTGAGKGIGKAISMALAEAGANVMLVARTQSDLLQTQEDIGNDRTAYTIADITKRNNIQTAVEETMQQFGAIDILVNNAGMNIRSSLTDATDEEWHKIMDTNAQSVFMFSQEAVKKMNSGSSIINISSVGGDRALKTGVIYAASKAAIIQMTKVMAMEWGPKNIRVNAIGPWYFKTPLTEKILSNPEYLDSILAVTPMKRVGELPEVASPVVFLASDAASYITGQTLFVDGGMSIHGFS, from the coding sequence ATGTTGAAATCATTCAGTCTAGAAGGCAGGACAGCAATTGTAACAGGAGCAGGCAAAGGAATCGGAAAAGCGATTTCCATGGCGCTTGCAGAAGCAGGAGCCAATGTCATGTTGGTGGCGCGGACCCAATCAGATCTGCTTCAAACCCAGGAGGACATCGGCAACGACCGCACAGCCTATACGATTGCAGACATCACAAAGCGCAACAACATTCAGACTGCAGTAGAGGAAACGATGCAGCAATTTGGAGCAATTGACATTTTGGTCAATAATGCCGGTATGAATATCCGGTCTTCCTTAACTGATGCAACCGACGAGGAATGGCATAAAATTATGGATACCAACGCACAAAGTGTCTTTATGTTTTCGCAAGAAGCCGTCAAAAAAATGAACAGTGGCAGCTCCATCATCAACATCAGCTCAGTAGGAGGCGACCGTGCTTTGAAGACTGGTGTGATATACGCTGCTTCAAAAGCTGCAATTATCCAGATGACCAAAGTTATGGCCATGGAATGGGGACCAAAAAATATCCGAGTCAATGCGATCGGACCATGGTATTTTAAAACGCCTTTGACGGAAAAGATTTTAAGCAATCCGGAATACCTGGATTCCATACTGGCAGTAACTCCAATGAAACGTGTCGGAGAATTGCCGGAAGTAGCCTCGCCGGTCGTCTTTCTGGCTTCAGATGCGGCGAGCTACATTACCGGCCAGACGCTTTTCGTTGACGGCGGCATGTCCATCCACGGATTTTCATAA
- a CDS encoding carboxypeptidase M32 — protein MSLEKQFTEHFSKIKGYEEAIALLYWDLRTGAPKKGVELRSESIGTLSAEVFNLSTSDEFGELLSSLEAEQATLDPFVRRSVEEARKEYDLSKKVPPEEYKKFIILKSKAESVWETAKEDSDFSLFLPYLDELVSSTKKMIGYWGEKNGSPYNTLLDQYEPGMTTEILDEVFGKLRQRIVPLVQKIAASPNKPKTSFLYEHFPKEAQQDFSRQMLEQLGYDFEAGRLDETVHPFMISINRQDIRVTTKYDEDDFRTAVFGTIHEGGHAMYEQNLGEALSGLPIETGASMGIHESQSLFCENFIGRNEHFWQQNFNLLKEYAPKQFADVELVDYVRAINESKPSLIRIEADELSYALHIMVRYELEKGLFDGDLQVSDLPKLWNDKYEEYLGVRPSNDAEGVLQDVHWAGASFGYFPSYALGYMYAAQFKGAMLKDLPNFDELLAERNINPIREWLTSNIHHHGAFKKPLDILKDVTGEGLNPAYLAEYLEEKYSKIYQLDN, from the coding sequence GTGTCACTCGAAAAGCAATTTACTGAACATTTTAGCAAAATCAAAGGTTATGAAGAAGCAATTGCGTTATTGTATTGGGATTTACGCACAGGTGCACCAAAAAAAGGAGTTGAATTGCGCTCTGAAAGCATTGGTACCTTGTCTGCCGAAGTATTCAATTTATCGACATCAGATGAATTCGGCGAATTGCTATCTTCTTTGGAAGCAGAACAGGCAACGTTGGATCCTTTTGTCCGGCGTTCCGTGGAAGAAGCTAGAAAAGAATATGATTTGAGCAAAAAAGTTCCTCCGGAAGAATATAAGAAATTCATCATTTTGAAATCCAAAGCAGAGTCGGTATGGGAAACTGCCAAAGAAGATTCGGACTTTTCTTTATTCCTTCCTTATCTGGATGAGTTGGTCAGCAGCACAAAAAAGATGATTGGCTACTGGGGTGAGAAAAACGGCAGTCCCTATAATACATTGCTCGATCAGTATGAACCCGGTATGACTACTGAAATTCTAGATGAAGTGTTTGGCAAGCTGCGTCAACGCATTGTGCCGCTGGTGCAAAAAATCGCGGCTTCACCGAATAAACCGAAAACGTCATTTTTATACGAGCATTTTCCAAAAGAGGCACAGCAAGATTTCAGCCGTCAAATGCTGGAACAGCTGGGCTATGATTTTGAAGCAGGAAGACTGGACGAAACAGTTCATCCATTCATGATCTCGATCAATCGACAGGATATTCGCGTAACGACGAAATACGACGAAGATGATTTCCGAACTGCTGTCTTCGGTACCATTCACGAAGGTGGCCACGCCATGTATGAGCAGAATTTGGGAGAGGCATTGTCAGGTCTTCCGATTGAAACAGGCGCATCGATGGGCATCCATGAGTCACAGTCCTTGTTTTGTGAGAACTTTATTGGCCGCAATGAACATTTCTGGCAACAAAATTTCAACTTGCTGAAAGAATATGCGCCTAAGCAGTTTGCCGATGTTGAATTGGTAGATTACGTGCGGGCAATCAATGAATCCAAACCTTCGTTGATACGCATCGAAGCAGACGAACTTTCTTATGCTCTGCATATTATGGTGCGCTATGAGCTTGAAAAAGGGCTATTTGACGGCGATCTCCAAGTTAGTGACTTGCCTAAGCTATGGAACGATAAATACGAAGAGTATTTGGGTGTACGACCTTCAAATGATGCAGAAGGTGTCTTGCAGGATGTTCACTGGGCAGGCGCGAGCTTCGGTTATTTCCCATCTTATGCACTTGGCTATATGTATGCCGCACAATTCAAGGGTGCCATGCTAAAGGATTTGCCGAATTTCGACGAGCTATTGGCGGAACGCAATATCAACCCGATCCGTGAATGGTTGACCAGCAATATCCATCACCATGGTGCTTTCAAAAAGCCATTGGATATTTTGAAGGATGTTACTGGAGAAGGATTGAATCCAGCTTATTTAGCTGAATACTTGGAAGAGAAGTATTCCAAGATTTATCAACTCGATAATTAA
- a CDS encoding ATP-dependent DNA helicase, with protein sequence MRQPLPFPLTKDKTFFESLNDWIGDVFYDELPEKGYDLRDEQIFMSFQIEQALKEKAVLFAEAGVGTGKTMAYLLPAIAYARYTGKPALISCADETLIEQLVKKGGDVDRLNDLFDLNLDVRLAKSRDQYLCLQRLEGAKKRSDADFLYDIEDSLPEFVNKTYSMQNTYPYGERSSYPEVTDEEWQQVNYHPIQNCNACELRNKCGQTIHRNHYRQATDLVICSHDFLMEHIWTKETRKREGQTPLLPEFSQIVLDEGHLLEFSAQRALTYEVQESTLQDVTESILSDGMREKTLNMIEQTIDLHNDFFRLLRIHTVKSDEDRKAITKDPELVNVGNMLIRHIDLMMEEFVFEGELFTIPEYELRLAEEYFEQYTFSMRLFVEEGDAVTWLEIKDEIETLVIMPRLVTDILDEKLFDGKIPIIFSSATLSIQKDFTYLSDSLGIDKYQSFSVPSPFDYEDVMKIFKHPLEQNQKFERVYDLFSTGDQSLVLFTSKMEMDNFKKSLPLDHQYAIEFEGDRELSTVVKEFQEGKFQILCSYHLWEGLDLPGEALTKVIVVDLPFPPKDPVFDAKRKFSNNPLEEIDLPFMQLRLQQGIGRLIRTSNDYGEIHLLLNEDELRVEHLWETILPVSAENF encoded by the coding sequence ATGAGACAACCACTACCATTTCCTTTAACAAAGGACAAAACTTTCTTTGAATCGCTCAATGACTGGATCGGCGATGTATTTTACGATGAACTGCCTGAAAAAGGCTATGACTTGCGTGATGAACAAATTTTCATGTCTTTCCAAATCGAACAGGCATTAAAAGAAAAGGCGGTGCTATTTGCAGAAGCAGGAGTAGGTACAGGAAAAACCATGGCTTATTTGTTGCCGGCCATCGCTTATGCACGCTATACCGGCAAACCGGCACTTATTTCATGCGCAGACGAAACACTGATCGAGCAATTAGTCAAAAAAGGCGGAGATGTCGACCGACTAAATGATTTGTTTGATTTGAATCTTGATGTGCGCTTGGCAAAATCACGTGACCAGTATTTATGTCTGCAGCGTCTAGAGGGTGCAAAAAAGCGCAGTGATGCCGATTTTCTTTATGATATCGAAGACAGCCTGCCGGAATTCGTCAACAAAACCTATTCTATGCAAAATACCTATCCTTACGGCGAGCGTTCAAGCTATCCGGAAGTCACAGATGAAGAATGGCAGCAGGTCAATTACCACCCGATCCAAAATTGCAATGCCTGCGAACTACGCAATAAATGCGGACAGACCATCCACCGAAACCATTATCGCCAGGCGACGGATCTGGTCATTTGCTCGCATGATTTCCTGATGGAGCATATTTGGACAAAAGAAACACGCAAACGCGAAGGGCAGACGCCACTGCTTCCTGAATTTTCTCAAATTGTGTTGGATGAAGGTCATCTGCTGGAATTTTCAGCACAACGTGCACTGACTTATGAAGTGCAAGAAAGTACGCTTCAGGACGTTACCGAAAGCATTCTTTCTGATGGTATGCGTGAAAAAACTTTGAACATGATCGAGCAGACGATCGATCTTCACAACGACTTTTTCCGTTTGCTGCGTATCCACACGGTCAAAAGTGATGAAGACCGGAAGGCAATTACCAAAGATCCGGAACTGGTTAATGTCGGCAATATGCTGATTCGCCACATCGACTTGATGATGGAGGAGTTTGTCTTTGAAGGTGAACTTTTCACTATTCCTGAATACGAACTGCGCCTGGCAGAGGAGTATTTCGAACAATATACTTTCTCGATGCGTTTATTTGTGGAAGAAGGCGACGCTGTTACGTGGCTGGAAATAAAAGACGAGATCGAGACGCTGGTCATCATGCCGCGACTCGTTACGGATATTTTGGACGAAAAGCTGTTTGATGGAAAAATTCCAATCATATTTTCTTCCGCTACCTTGTCGATTCAAAAAGATTTCACCTACTTGTCAGATAGTCTAGGAATCGATAAGTACCAGTCATTTTCCGTGCCATCTCCATTCGATTATGAGGATGTCATGAAAATTTTTAAACATCCATTAGAACAAAACCAAAAATTTGAACGAGTCTACGATTTATTCAGCACAGGCGATCAATCACTGGTATTGTTCACTTCGAAGATGGAAATGGACAATTTTAAGAAGTCGCTGCCTTTAGACCATCAATACGCCATTGAATTCGAAGGGGATCGTGAGCTGTCGACGGTTGTCAAGGAATTCCAGGAAGGCAAATTCCAAATTTTATGTTCGTATCATCTGTGGGAAGGACTAGATCTTCCCGGTGAAGCACTGACGAAAGTTATTGTCGTCGATTTGCCATTTCCACCGAAAGATCCTGTTTTTGACGCCAAGCGCAAATTCAGTAACAATCCGCTGGAAGAAATCGATTTGCCTTTCATGCAGCTACGTCTACAGCAAGGAATCGGCCGTCTGATCCGTACGTCTAATGATTATGGTGAAATCCATTTATTGCTCAATGAGGACGAATTGCGTGTAGAGCATCTATGGGAAACAATTCTTCCGGTTTCTGCTGAAAATTTTTAA
- a CDS encoding THUMP domain-containing class I SAM-dependent RNA methyltransferase, which produces MTTFKLLATAAMGLESIVANEVKELGYETETENGKVFFEGNERDIAKTNLWLRTADRVKIIAGEFNAYTFDELFERTKEIEWEKFLPVDAEFPVQGKSVKSTLHSVPNCQSIVKKAIVERLKKAYHRNSFLDETGPRFKIEVSILKDKVQLSIDTSGAGLHKRGYRLDQGEAPLKETLAAALVKLSRWTPDRPFVDPFCGSGTIVIEAAMIGQNLAPGYNRDFDSEEWPWIGQEIWDEVREEAEELANYDQPLHIVGTDIDHRMLKIAEENAREAGFADLIQFEQRQVKDFIATEENGVVVGNPPYGERLGEIEIIEEMIEDMGRVFAKHPTWSIYMLSSMGRFETLYGQPATKKRKLFNGFIRTDLFQFWGERSKK; this is translated from the coding sequence ATGACAACATTTAAATTGCTCGCAACAGCTGCAATGGGCCTTGAGTCGATCGTGGCAAACGAAGTAAAAGAATTAGGATATGAAACCGAAACCGAGAACGGCAAAGTATTTTTTGAAGGCAATGAACGAGATATCGCCAAGACAAATTTATGGTTGCGGACAGCTGACCGCGTCAAAATCATTGCTGGTGAATTCAATGCATACACATTTGATGAATTGTTTGAACGCACAAAAGAAATCGAGTGGGAAAAATTCCTTCCGGTAGATGCTGAATTTCCAGTTCAAGGGAAATCAGTTAAATCTACTTTGCATAGTGTTCCAAACTGCCAGTCAATCGTTAAAAAAGCAATTGTCGAGCGCCTAAAAAAAGCTTATCACCGCAATTCCTTTTTGGATGAAACAGGACCTCGCTTCAAAATTGAAGTGTCGATCCTAAAAGACAAAGTGCAATTATCTATCGATACGAGCGGAGCAGGTCTGCATAAACGAGGTTACCGTTTAGACCAAGGTGAAGCGCCTCTAAAAGAAACACTTGCTGCAGCACTTGTGAAATTATCAAGATGGACCCCTGACCGTCCATTCGTGGATCCATTTTGTGGTTCAGGAACAATTGTCATTGAAGCGGCGATGATTGGACAAAACTTGGCACCTGGCTATAACCGTGATTTCGATAGTGAAGAATGGCCATGGATTGGCCAAGAAATCTGGGATGAAGTCCGTGAAGAAGCGGAAGAGTTGGCAAATTATGACCAGCCCCTCCATATTGTTGGAACGGACATTGACCACCGCATGCTGAAAATTGCGGAAGAAAATGCCCGTGAAGCTGGCTTTGCTGACTTGATCCAATTCGAGCAACGACAGGTAAAGGATTTTATTGCAACTGAAGAAAACGGAGTTGTTGTCGGAAACCCACCATACGGGGAACGTCTTGGTGAAATTGAAATCATTGAAGAAATGATTGAGGATATGGGTCGCGTATTTGCCAAGCATCCAACATGGTCCATTTATATGTTGTCATCGATGGGGCGTTTTGAAACGCTGTACGGACAACCTGCTACGAAAAAACGTAAATTATTCAATGGATTCATCCGTACGGATCTTTTCCAATTCTGGGGAGAACGTTCTAAAAAATAA
- the gpsB gene encoding cell division regulator GpsB, with product MDNKFTSKDILEKDFKTAMRGYNQDEVDHFLDEVIQDYEAFAKRIEQLENENKRLRMELEDTPRKQATPAPGTTNFDILRRLSHLENHVFGNKLDNN from the coding sequence ATGGACAATAAATTTACATCTAAAGATATATTGGAAAAAGATTTCAAAACAGCGATGCGCGGTTACAATCAAGACGAAGTAGACCATTTTCTGGATGAAGTCATACAGGATTATGAGGCTTTTGCGAAACGGATCGAACAACTTGAAAATGAAAACAAGCGCTTGCGTATGGAATTGGAAGATACTCCGAGAAAACAGGCGACACCGGCTCCAGGGACGACGAATTTCGATATCCTGCGCCGCTTGTCCCATTTGGAAAACCATGTATTTGGCAACAAGTTAGACAATAACTAA
- a CDS encoding ribonuclease H-like domain-containing protein gives MSFENKLLQMKGLLKKQPAKKQQPRAAERPLHEDKWNKIGLELVENKFGYVFRKKIIYPFDTRHGLVVLSELDPVLKAWGNVDFEHPFKLKEQDPLVFFDTETTGLSGTGAYIFLIGLLVKRSDHFEMMQYIMPDPSQEAAFLYETGLWKTDDPIIFSYNGKSFDWPQLTSRWTMHRQILPKLPVPRQIDLFHGTKRIWKNELARMKLSTIEEEKLGFTREGDVPGYLIPAIYLDAVKSGFPDGLAKVLYHNELDILSLVSLYVLSSNLLMEDMESETSGAYTNIGKWYADLKQFEQSAFYLEHVTVERGASSALARYLLAIQKKRVGQHEEAVQLFKEAAPHLRGSIEVEAWIHAAKLYEHQLRDLDQAVIMASFAREASEHTKVRHSLIQDIHKRQARLGEKKRKKRPEVAEN, from the coding sequence ATGTCGTTTGAAAACAAACTTCTCCAGATGAAAGGCCTGCTGAAAAAACAGCCAGCCAAAAAACAGCAGCCGAGAGCCGCAGAACGGCCGCTGCATGAAGACAAATGGAATAAAATAGGACTTGAGCTTGTCGAGAATAAATTCGGCTACGTATTCCGGAAGAAAATCATCTATCCGTTCGATACACGTCATGGTTTGGTGGTTTTGAGTGAACTAGATCCCGTGCTAAAGGCATGGGGAAATGTGGATTTCGAACATCCCTTCAAGCTGAAAGAACAGGACCCACTCGTTTTTTTTGATACGGAAACGACGGGACTTAGTGGAACCGGTGCCTATATCTTTTTAATCGGTCTATTGGTAAAGCGAAGCGACCATTTTGAAATGATGCAATATATCATGCCGGATCCCTCACAAGAAGCTGCGTTTCTCTATGAAACAGGTTTATGGAAAACGGATGATCCAATCATCTTTTCCTATAACGGCAAAAGTTTTGACTGGCCTCAGCTGACATCTCGTTGGACTATGCACCGGCAGATTTTGCCGAAGTTGCCGGTTCCGCGCCAAATCGATTTGTTTCATGGTACTAAACGGATTTGGAAAAACGAGCTGGCTCGCATGAAGCTGAGTACTATTGAAGAAGAGAAGTTGGGCTTCACGCGCGAAGGAGATGTACCAGGCTACTTGATTCCTGCCATCTATTTGGACGCAGTGAAAAGCGGTTTTCCAGATGGGCTGGCAAAAGTCCTCTATCATAATGAGTTGGATATCTTGTCGCTTGTATCGTTATATGTATTATCGTCTAATTTATTAATGGAAGATATGGAATCGGAAACGAGCGGCGCTTATACAAATATTGGGAAATGGTATGCGGACTTGAAACAGTTTGAGCAAAGTGCATTTTACCTCGAACACGTAACAGTTGAAAGAGGTGCTTCTTCTGCGTTAGCTCGCTATTTATTAGCCATTCAGAAAAAAAGAGTTGGACAGCATGAAGAAGCTGTCCAACTGTTTAAGGAAGCGGCACCTCATCTGCGGGGAAGCATTGAAGTAGAAGCATGGATCCATGCCGCTAAACTTTACGAGCATCAATTGCGCGATCTGGATCAGGCGGTGATCATGGCCAGTTTTGCGAGAGAAGCAAGCGAACACACGAAAGTGCGCCACTCACTCATTCAGGATATCCACAAAAGGCAGGCGCGCCTGGGAGAGAAAAAGCGAAAAAAACGTCCGGAAGTTGCAGAGAACTAA